GGCGGCACGGGGGGCAAGCCGGGGCGCGACTACAATTTCGGCCACGCCCGGCAAGAGCTGGATGAGGCCCCGGCGGTGGTCAACTTCTGCATCCGCGAGCAGGGCTATCTGGTGGCCCCCGGAAATCCCAACGCCGTGCGCGACGCGGGCGACATCGTGCGCAAGGGGCTGCGGGTGGTCAACAGGCCGCTGGGCACGGGCACGCGGCTGCTGTTCGACACCGAACTTTCCCGCGTGGGGGCGGACCCCCTGCGCATTCCCGGCTACGGCACAGAGGTGCGCCGCCATCTGGACGCGGGCATCGAGGTGCTGGCGGGCCGGGCCGACGCGGCCCCCGGCATCCGCGCCGTGGCCGGGCTGCTGGGCCTTGGCTTCGTGCCGGTGCAGCGCGAGCGGTTCGACCTGCTGGTGCCCCGCGCCCGCTATTTCGACCGGGGGGTGCAGCTGTTTCTGGGCATGCTGGTGGACGCGCGCTTCCGCGCCCTGGCCGACGGCTTCGAGGGGTACGACCTGTCGCGGGCCGGGCGGGTGGTGTTTCCCGGGGACGCGCCGTAAGGCGGCGTTGGAGGGGGGGGGCGGTCCGCGACGGCGCACGTGGGCAGGGCACGACATCCTGAAGCTGGCGCGCGCTATTGCGCCCGACCCGACCATGCCCCGCAAGGCGCAGCATGGCACGCAAAAAGCCAAGGGGCACTCCGGCTGTGGCCGTGGTGCCCCTTTTCTTGTGGATGTGCGCGGAGGTTCGCCGTGCCTAGGCGTCGCGTTCCGTGTCCGGCGTGAAGTTTTCCGGCGCGCCGGTGTCGCGGGCAGCGGGGGACGTTTCGGCGTCCGGCCCCCGGTCGCCGTGCGGGCCGTGCGGGCCGAACCCGTCGTGACGGCCCCGGCCTCCCCGGCCACCATGTCCGCCATGTCCGGCGCGTCCCCCGTGGCCACCATGACCTCCGTGGCCATGCCCGCAGCATCCGCCGCGCCCCTCTTCCGCATCGGCGCGGCCCTGGGCACCGTCGGGACCGTGCGCCGCATGGCAGCAGCCCTGCCCATGCGGGCCGTGATGTCCATGGGGGCCATGCCCGTGACGGCCGCCGTGCCCTTCATGATCGTCCGGGGCGGCGTCCTCGCCCCCGCAGCAGCCGTGGCGGCCCCTGCCGTGTCCATGCCCGTGCCCGCCCATGCGGCGGCAGGCCCCGGGCTCGCCGTCCCTGGCCTCCAGCGAGGCGATGAGCTTGTCCAGCAAGGCGGAAAGGTTTTCCTGCTCCTCTGCGGTCAGACCGGCCAGGGTGGCTTCCGCCGCGTCCTTGCGGGCCTGGCGCA
This DNA window, taken from Nitratidesulfovibrio sp. SRB-5, encodes the following:
- a CDS encoding MarR family winged helix-turn-helix transcriptional regulator; protein product: MNVSTTEKLFHQLHYCMNLLHRGHGPHGGRGGAHRGQGRVLAMLAERDGLSPRDLAALLRVQPPSLSELLDKLSRDGSIERRRHEEDQRMSAVFLTEKGRSMVDEVRQARKDAAEATLAGLTAEEQENLSALLDKLIASLEARDGEPGACRRMGGHGHGHGRGRHGCCGGEDAAPDDHEGHGGRHGHGPHGHHGPHGQGCCHAAHGPDGAQGRADAEEGRGGCCGHGHGGHGGHGGRAGHGGHGGRGGRGRHDGFGPHGPHGDRGPDAETSPAARDTGAPENFTPDTERDA
- a CDS encoding helix-turn-helix transcriptional regulator, which encodes MKQLLSTREVAKVLGVNEKMVYSLITEKGLPATKVTGKWLFPAHLVEQWLENNTVNHPERAGGTVQPGGGVLVLAGSNDLLLDKAMGLFADLNPGHIAAFANLGSMGGLRAMREGLCHMAASHLMEGGPGHAAEPAAPGSAPAGGGTGGKPGRDYNFGHARQELDEAPAVVNFCIREQGYLVAPGNPNAVRDAGDIVRKGLRVVNRPLGTGTRLLFDTELSRVGADPLRIPGYGTEVRRHLDAGIEVLAGRADAAPGIRAVAGLLGLGFVPVQRERFDLLVPRARYFDRGVQLFLGMLVDARFRALADGFEGYDLSRAGRVVFPGDAP